TTCGCAGTTCCCGCCGGGGCTTGGGCAAGGGCCCGAGGTTCCGGGGCAAACCCATCTCACCCACAGGTAGCATCCGCCCCACCAAGGGTTCAGCGGCCTCCCGCTGCCGTAGCTCCTCAGGGGAACCCTGCTCCTCGCTGCACAGGCTCGAGCGTTTCCATGTCAATGGTAACGGGGCATGTACCAAGTCCCGCATCTCCTCACGGGGGCGGGGCACACCCTCAGTGACGGGGGGCTGCCACAGAGGCTCAGGTGCCGGGTGGGGCTCATCTTCACTTCCAGGGGCTTGTCTGTTCTCCGGGCACAGGGTCCTCTTCTCCCCACCTGTCACTGGGAATAACAACATCCTTGTCAGAAATGGAGTAGCAGCACCTTCCTGAAGTCCTAGCTTTCCAATGCCCCAGTGCAATAAGCAACATGTGAAATGACCCAAGAGCTGAAGTTAGAGTGGTTTCTAAGCTTtctccaaaacaaagaaaacctgaCGTCAGGGCAAGGCATTGGCCAGCTTGGTGACAGCACATAACAATTACCCCTGCTCTGGCCCGCAGCATTCAGACTACTGAGCTTCTGTTTCAGTTCCTGGTTGATCCACATGTGGCGGCCCAGCTCCTTCTCCAGAGCCTGAATTCTGGTCTCATACTGCCTCTTGCTGTCTGCTAACCCTTCACCAAGGTGCTCTGGAGGGAAAAGGCAGAAACAGGTGGCAAGGGGCTATGGGCAGGCGGCAGTCACCACGGCCTTTGGGGCAGGCCTGGGCCTCACCTCGACTctgctggaggaggagctggatGTTCTGCTCATGCTCCTTCTGCTGCAGGGTCAGCTGGCGGTCCATCTCCAGGCGCTGCCGCTCTAGAGCCACCTCCAGCCAATAGACCAGCCTCTGCTGCTCCTCCAGCTGCATCTCCAGCTCCGAGAAGGCAATCTGCTGCTGGTGCTGCTCCTCTCGGAGCGTCACCACCTGTCCCAAGGCCCAGCCAGGCTCAGCCCCAGTGCCGGCTCCCTTCACCCAGGGGATCCTCAACCAGGGGCAGCAGGTATTTGGCCAACTAGCCaccaacatcatcaaccttctccCACTGAGTTCCAGGAGGAGGAGTCAGGGGCTCGTGGGCCAGTGACCCACCTTGTCAAAGTACTTGCAGAGTAGGGCTCTGGTCTCCGAGGATGAGAGGTAGCTGAGCTTGGCCATGAGGTTCATCTCGCACTGGGACAGCAAGGAGGCCGAGGCCCGCAGCACCCGCTGGCGGCACGTGATGGCCTCGTTCTTGTACTCGATGGCAGCGTCCAGGGCCTCGATGGCCTCGTCCAGCTGGAACAGCGTCCGCTCCTCCTGCGGGGACATGGGACGTGTGGAGGTGGAGTGCTGGCTTCCTGCTCCACGGAACGCCCGCTCCCTGAACAGGTCCCGGGCAGGCTTGCAACAGTCACACGCAGCCATGACTCAGCCCGTACATGTCCCCTCGTCCTAGCGCAGAGTCAGCACATGGAGAGAGGGGCCCCTGGCCACTACGGCAGGAACAGGGACACTTCCATCTCAGCCTCAGCCCGGGGGGGGTACAGGAGGCTGGGGCTCGCCAAGAGGCTGCCCTCTGGAGCACATGGCCTCTGGCGTGACCTGCACTCGGGAGACCCTGCACTGAAGGGAAGGCGTGCTGGGACCACAGAGGCACCCAGGATCTGCTGAAGTCCGCTGCTCTTaacatgggctttctctgctgTCAGGAGGGCAAACCTGTGTGGCTGAGGTGTGCTGACATGGTCCCAACTCTCATCCCACGTTAGGGAGTTGAGAGGTGTGAGCTCGTGATACATACACGAGGTCAACGTGCCGCAGGACGCGGAACGAGTCCAGAGTCCAGCTGGGCGGGACCGAGGGCAGCCAGGCCCCAGCCGTGTGTCCCAGACATGGGGGCTGGAGCGGTGGGGGGGCGGGCCAGTTCTGTGCGTTCTTGGTGGGCTAACACCCGGGAGGAACGCGTGCGTGTCCAAAAGCAGCAAGGCCCGCAACCCAGCGTGGAGCAGGCAGCCAGGGCCAGCCCGCAGGGCGCACCTCAGGCGACAGCAGGCTGCCCTGCCTCAGCTTGCCATCAATCTCCAGCCGCTGCTTCAGCAGCGCGTCCTTCTCCTGGCGCAGGGCGTCGATCTCCCCACGGATCTGCTGCTGGCTCTGGGCGCTGCCCTGCCGCAGCTGCCCGCTCTTCTCGGAGAGCTCCTTCTCCAGGTGCTCCAGCCGGCTGGACACACGCACAATGTCCTCGTTGAGGGCCTGTGGGCGGCACAGCTAGTGATTAGGGAAGAAGCAGGCCCCATCCTCCCCAGGGCGACAGGGATGGCCCAGCCCCACCACAGGATGCTGAGGAGTGCTGCTCCGCGGGAGGCCTGACTCTCAGCTCTGCATAAGCCGGGGAGTGGGCACCTATGGGACCCGAGCCTCTGAAGAGGGGCCCCCAGAGACGGCCTGGAAGGAGGATACAGACAAGCTGAGGAAAGGGCAGTCCTGACAAGGAAGGAACAACCCGGGCAGAAACAGAGCGGGATGGTGGTGGCCTGTTACGGCGATGACGTGACTCCAGCTTGCGATGGGAATTATGGGAAATCAGTGGCCAAATCCCAAAGGCCCTTCTGGGAACCTGATGTGGGAGGAAGTAAGGGCTCTAGTGGCCGAGGGAAGTTCCAGATAATCCAGCTGAATCCTCTTggactccatgagggcagaagtGAGTCTGGAACCCTGTGGGCATCTAGCCTGAGCACCCGCTCCTGGAACAGGCTCTGGGCTTTGTGTGTGACATACGCCTTCTCTGATCCTCATGACCACACTGTGATTCCATCTGACAGAGGAGGAAGGTATGGCTCAGAAGCTTCCTGCTCAAGAGGAGGCAATGAAGCCTAGCAGAGCTGGGTGGGGCCAGGTTCATCTGCCTCCAGTGCCAGTGAAGGCTCTTCCACTCTGGCCATACCACCTCTCCATACCTGTGGTTCCCTGTTCCGCCTGCACAGTCCAGAGCAGGTGGTTAATGAGGTAAAATGAATTGTGGGATAGATACTTGGAGAGGTTCTTCTATCCACACAGCAGCACCTGCATCACAGACACCCTAAAGCCCTAGAATTCTTGAGAGATCCATAGGATATAGCCTGACCTGGCTGGAACTTACCTGGCAGGGACATCACCTAGAAGAACCGCACCTGTCTAGAACTCACCTGGCAGTGTTATCAAATGGAGAGATCTCACTTGGAAGGACCTCACCTGATGGAATCTCACCTGGCAGGACCTCACCCGGCAGAAACTCAACTGGCAGGCTCTCGTCTTGCTGGACTTCACCTGGCAGGGCCTCCCATGGCAGGGCCTCATCGGGTAGGGCCTCACCTGGCAGGACCTCACCTGGCTGGACCGCAGGCGCTTGCTCTCCAGCCCCGTCTTCTCCTGCATCAGGGCCTCCTTCTTGGCCAGGATGGCCTCCCGCTTGTGGAGCTCCTCCCCTAGCTCCTCCAGCGCCCGCCGCTGCTGTAGGACCTTCTCCATCTCCTGGTCCAGCCACTTCTTCTGCTCTTCAATCTTCTGAGGGACAGTGGAGGCGGGGAGGGAACTCAGCTTTCACCTCTGGCTGCGTGGGTGGTGCAGGCGGCCAGCCAGGTCAGGTGGGGAGAATGGTGTACCCACCATCTGACCCCCCGGGGACTCTAGCAACTGGCCAGGCTGCCCAGCCAGGCTGTGGGTGCCCCTGGGGGTGCAGGCTCAGCCCAGGCCCCACCTGCTGCTGCTCCAGGCTGACAACAGAGCCGTTGCTGCCGCTGCGCCGCTTCCTCTGAAATGCCGCAATCTCTTCTGTCTTGATCTTCAGGATCTTTTGCTGCTGCTCGTGCTTCAGCTCCAGCTCCTGGGGATGTGCAGGGTGAGAAGCTCAGTGGGCAGGGCCGTGAGTGGTACCCGCATCCTCCCAGAGCCGGTGATCCCCCAAGCCCAAAGGAGTGCCTACCCTGCTCCCAAGACAGCCCTGTGCAGCAACCCCCAGCCTCGCCACCCCCAAGTCTCGCTGGGGACCCGCAAACAGAAGCAAACATTTGCAAGATGCCAGTCCCCTTATATAATTCATCCTACTGAATTCTCACCCTAGCCCTGAGTTTCCCATAACTCTCCTCATTTTCAAGTAAAAAATCAAACTCAGGGAAGCCAAGTGAGCCGCTTTATAAGGTCACGTGGCTGTAAGTGCTCCCCTGGCTGTGTGCCCCGCCTGGCCTCCTGGCTGGGACACAGGCACCCCACCGCCCAAGCGCCTGACCTTGACACGGTGCTGCCGcttgttcatctctgtctccAGGCGCCGCTTCTGCTCTGTCTCCTCACGAAGCCGCCTTTGCAGCTGCCCCTGCTGCTGCCGCATGAGCTGCACATTCCTCTCCAGCTCCTGCAGCCGCTTCTCGCTCTGGGCCGACAGCGACACCAGCCGCTCTGTCGcctgtttcttctccttcagcACCTGGGACCAACACAGCCTCTGCTGGGCCACGCGTGGGGGCTGCCGAGAGCCTGGCATGGTGCCGGGCACTCAACAAGGGCAGGCAGGACAGAAGAACGGCACATAGAGGGACAGACAGAAGGGAAAACAGGCAGATGGATGACGGactaattaaaatatcaaaattataagAATGTCAAGCTACTACGATGCTTATTACGTACTAAGCGCTACATCAAGTGCTCTCAGTATACTAAATGATCCTAACAATCTGATGAAAAGGTTTTAAAGGTTTCCTACTtaacagattaggaaactgaggcacagagaggctaggAAACTTGACCAAAGacacatagctagtaaatggcagagctgggattcaaacccaaacaaagagcacaggctccagaacctgtgctcttaaTCACTCTACTGTATGGTCTCTTGGACACCTGAACtgagaaaagaaggaatgaataatGGATGGACAGCTGCAAAGAATGGATGGCAGGGTGGGTGGACAGACAGATGATGGGATCATATAAAGGTAAAAAACAGGATGGACAGATAATGCAAGGGTCCATCAAGGGgaatagaaagacaaatgaatAGACACATAAATGGACAGTTAGTCATACCAACTGATAAAAGGACAATCGGATGGATGGATTAGATAGACACATGGACTGATGGGTGGAGGGACAGAGGGATGATGGTTTGGAGAGGCGGGTAAATGGAGAACTGGAAGGGTAGACAGGTGGAGGGAGGCGGGAGGAGCTGCAGGAGAGAAGGCTGGTTTCTCCCGATGCCCACCCCTCACCCTCACTGGTCTCCTAGATGGTCTTCGGGCAggccccacctccctgcctctgctgTGTTTAAACCTGAGCCGACTCCCAGCACCGCCAGCTTCTACCTAATGCCAGCCTCACCCTGAGAGACCAGGAGGGCGTTAGTGCCACCAGCCGGGGCTGGGGCACGAGGGCCTGAGCACCCACAGGTTCCACAGtgagcgtgggctccagggctCACATGTCTTGATCCCAGAAccccagcctgggaggcagcaacCACCACCCCCAGGGTCCGGACAGGTCAGTACCTGCACTTGGCTCTGAGCGGCAGCAACCCTCTTGCGGAACTCTTGGAGCTGCGAACACTCGCTGGCGTCCTGGGGCTCCTTGCCCTCAAGCTCCTGCAGCTGCCTCTGGCCTTCACTCAGCTCAGTCCGCACCCGCTCTGCCTCCTGCTCCAGCTCCCGGATGCGCTGGCTGTGCTGGCGGTTCAGGGCCTGGGCCGCCTTCCCTGGAAGAAAAGGCGAGGGTCGTGTCAGCACAGCCCCTCTGCCTGAAGAGCATTGTAGTTCATTCCCCCGGGAGCTTTTCCAGACCTCTGTCAGCCCTGGACACCTACATGGATTTTGCCACAACTCTGTACCCCTAGAACTGtgatttacttaatatttttctttaaattgacacattttttaaattagcctTATCCATAGCAGTGACCCAGGGAAAATACGGGTTTACTTGTTTTACTTTTAACTAACACATGCTAAAGTAAATATGTAACTTGAGCCTGCATACAACTAAGCCTCTAGAACTAACTTCCATTTGTAGGAAATATGGAGGACAGAGGGACAAGCTAAATGACACCACAGGAAGCTAATAGACAAAACCCAGAACATTTGGAGTTTGTAACATTCTATAGGATGACTGTGTAAAGGTGAGAGAAGGGAGATTTCAGAGAACTAACGTGCAAATATAATGTGTGGACAAGCCCGGAGCTGCACACAGACACTGCTGTAGAGCTGCTTCTGCTCTGGGCATTGAAAGGGCATGAGTTCTGTTAGATGTGCTAATGGCATTTTggttaaaatgttgaaaaagagGCATACTGAAAGGTGTAGGGATGAAATGACATGCTGTCctggatttgcttcaaaatatttcagcaaagaaaaaagggagagataAAACAAATGCGAGCAAAGCTTGGAAATGCTAAATCTGGTGATAGGGACTCTCATATGTCTATTTGAAATTGTTCCCAGTGCATtttggaataaataaaattataactattaaaattaaaaagctcaACTAGTCACCACCAAAAATCATCCCCTGCTCGTTCACCAGTATCACCAGTAGTAGACGTAGATGATCTGGGGACGCTGTTTGCTCCCAAGGACCAGGAGATTCTGTGCCCAGTgtggtgcctgacacacagcaattgataataatattgggttggccaaaaagttcgtttgaaaacccgaacgaacttttcaGCCAACCCAATAATAAGAACTAATGCTTCCTGAAAGCCAGCCTAAGCACTTCACTTGAATTAGCTCATTTCAACAACCTATAAAGCAGGTTCAGTTACTATCTCCATTTCAGAGAggggaaaactgaagcacagaggcaTTATCctacctgctcaaggtcacatatcTGGAAGAAACTGAGCTGGTTTACCAAACCTATGCCACCTGGACCCCGCTCCTAACCACCCTCAGGTGGGAGGCCAGCCCAAAAACCCTCCCCCTCACCTGTGCGGACCAGCTCGCCTATGAGCTCCTCCTTCATGCGGATGTTGATGGCCAGCTCACGGATCTTCTGCTGGGCTTGGGCCAGCCGCCActcagaggccatggcagtggggGCCTGGTGGGGCCGAACCAGGGCCTGGCTCCCACCAACCACTGTAATAGGCTGACTGTCAGGGCCGCTGTCCCAGCTAacagtgggggggagggggaggggagggggaggggaggggaggggagggggaggggaggggaggggagggggaggggaggggaggggaggggaggggagggggagggcatgCCCTGGCCAGCAACAGCCAGGGGTTGTGTGTGGACTGTCCAGGATGGCCAGTCCAGGACCATGAAGGGGAAAAGGGGTCAGGACCCTCTCTGTGCCCTACCCAGCTCACCTCTGGGCCCCGGGATGGTTGCACCCAGCTCCTCCAGGCGAAGCTCTGGGCCCTTCCTGTTGAGTGGACTCCCTGGGCGGGCCCCCATCCTCTGGCTCCCCTTACTGATCCTATTCCTGGAGGGCAGAAGTGGGAGCCTGtatccctccccagcccagctaCCTCCTGGgcccagaaggggaagagaggccACCAGGGTCACTGTTACCCCAGGATGTCAGTCTGGCAGAATTCTGAGGCCAGCAGCTGAGCTTAGAGGGTGCAGGGCAGCTGGGGGAACCGAGGGCCACCTTGGAGGTTGAGAACCAGGAAGTCTGGGCCCATCCCCTCAGCACACTCACCCCAGCGAGAACTCTTGATTCAGAGCCCATAGTCCCTGCCTGCTCTCCCCCAAGGGCCGGCCAGGGCGACGCAGGCGAGGGAACCCTGAGACCCCAGTGGGATCCTCCTCCTGCCCAGCCGGGGCCCTGAGCCAGTCCTTGTCAGGTGGGCCGTGGGTCCCACTCACCTGCGTGGGTGCAGGATCCGTCGGGGTGGCTCCTCCTCCCCCCccgcctcctcttcctctgaTGCAGCTGAAGAGCCacttcccagcctctctccctctgccagcAACTTGGCTCCAGCCTCCCTGCCATTTGTCACTTGCTAGGGGAATGCCAGGTTTCAGGATAGGAAGCTTCTAGGGCATTCTTCATCAGCCATCTCCCACCACCAAGTCTTTGCTCCCACCTACACCCACCTTGCATGCTCCTCACATCTCTACCTCTTCCAGCCCTACTTTACCTTCAGGATCTAGCTCAAATGACacctctgggaagcctttccACTCTCAAGTCGGAGCAGgagcttcctccctcttccctcgctcctccctcttctccccctctTCACCCCTGCTCCGGCTCCCATAGCAAACCTGGCACTCCTCGGGGGACAACTGGTCCTTTCTGTCTCGTATACAGGTCATCTGCACCAAGTTTTATCTCACCAACAACGCCCTGCTAGAGTAGGGGGGCTGCATAACAGGCTTCTGCCAAACCCACGTCCTCCCTCTCCTCAGTCCCTCAGGCCTTTAGAGCTGAGATGACCCAGAGCTCTCAGGCAGATGCAGGAGCAGCCTTTGTCCAAAAGGCCCCAAGTGACCGAACTAGAAACAAGAGACCAGGCTTGAGGAGCAGATTAGAGCTCAGGAAAGAGTGAACTTGCAAAGAAACGCGTCCAaagatggagagggtgtggcctCGGAGGTGATGAGCTCCCCACCCCTGGAAGTATGTGAGCTTTCCACTCCATACTGGAAGCCAGAAGCCCCTCTATAACCTCCTCACTCTGAGCGATCCCAGGTACTCCAGGGATGCTCAACGGCACCAGATCCCTCTGAGAAGCCCTACGCAAATTTTGGCCATTCCTCTAGGAACCACCAGAAAGGGGCATCTCATAGCTGGTCCCATGAAAGCATGGGGTGAGGGACACATTCCCCAGCATCACCTTCCCCTGCCAGAGCCTGCCCAGGTCAACAGGCCCAGCAGACACGCCACCTCCTCACCTCTCCCCAATTCTCAGGGCCAACTTCATctccaggaaggcaggcagggggCACCATGCCCAGCACATGGGTGTGGGCACCCCCCAGGGGGGCCGTGTGAGGCCGGGGCATAAAGGACTCAGGAGGCAAGCCCTGCAAGAGCCCTGGGGCCCCCCAGCCAGGCCGCACCAGCTCCAGCCGCAGCCGCAGCTCTGCCATCTCCTCCTGCTGCTCACGAAGACGGTCGCTCTGCAAGACACGGTCCAAGTGCGGATGGGGCAACGCGGAAGTGCGAAAGGTAGGGTGCAGGGATGCTGAGAGGCAGAAGTGCAGGAAACTGAAGAGCACGTCTGAGGCCACCCTGCCCTCTCTGTGCTAAAATGGAGGAGGGCCAAATACCTCTGACCACCTCTTGGTGTCCCTCCCACGCGCACACACACTGCATCAGTTCCGGTTCAAACTCACCCACCCTGCCACATCCTATCACTCCCTCCATATCCATGCCATTcactgccaccagagggcgccAGGAGCAATGCTGACCCAGTTACCCTGGGACAAAAGGAAAAGCCCAGCTCTGGAGTCTCATTCTGCTACCCCTCCAGTCCCACTTCCTATCCATCCTCATGACCATCCTGCACACCCACCCGCACCAATGTGTTCCTCACCTCCACACTTTTGCTCATACTGCACACCCCGTATCTCTACCCATCCTGCCAGAACCCGCCCCCCCACCCACACAGCTAACTTCCTCTCATCCTGACAGGCTCAGCTCAGTTTCACCTCCCAGCAGAAGTGCCCCCCCCACCACTGTGGAAGGGGGTGCCCCACCTGCAGCTTGTACTGCTCCATGGCGTCCTCCAGCGCAGCCAGAAAGTCTCGGTTCTCCTCCTCCAGCCGGGCCACCTGGCTCTGCAGGGCCAGCAGCTGCAGTGCCCCCTCATCTTCCTATGGGGCCGGGAGAGAAGTTTCAGGGCCAGGAGCTGTCAAGACAAGCCTGCCTGTCCCTGAGACACCtcagccctctccctgccctgccagAGGTTCCCCTAGCCGGGCTTGCTACTCTGCTCCAAGCCCCACCTGCAACAGGGGCTCGAGACCCCACCTGGCCTGCAGTCCCCTCCACAAGCCATTGGGCCAGCTCTTGTAATTATTAATCATATTTTCATTAACAATAACATCACTATTATTAGGAACAACTAGCCTTCACCTGCACTTGTGACACCTTCAGTCCTTACATCACCAGGAGGTAGATACTAATgctatccctattttacagatagagaCGCTGAGGACTGGAAAGTCATCAAGGTCACCAGCAGAAGTGCCTCTGAATCCCGAATGTGCTCTGCTAATGAGCAAGGGACAGGGACACAGCTAGCTGTGTGAAgactttcttccttccccatcccctccccacccctaggCCACACCTGACCCCTGGCCACCTTTCGTCCGCCGGGTCCCTGCATGGCCTGCTCCTCGGCGGAGGCACTCTCGATGCCGCTGTCGGGACCGGAGGCAGAGCTTAGGGCGCTGCGCTCACCCTCGACGGCGCACAGCCAGTCGCGCACCTTGCGGGCGGCGGCGCCAGGCAGCCCGGGCTCGGCCTGTAGCTCGCGCAGGAGGCTGTAAGCGGCGTCAGTGCGGGCCCGGTAGCGAGCGCACTCGGCGCCAAGGcgggcggcggccgcggcggaGGCGGCGGTGGGGCCCAGGGCGCGCCGGCCCCGGTGGATGATGCGCGTCTCCGAGCGGTGTCTAGGCGGCCCCCGCGGGCCAGCAGCTGCCTCCTCAGGCGCCCGCTCGGCCTCAGGCCGCCAGTTGACAGTGGCGCGGTTGCGGATGTTCTGGGCGCGGCTGGCGTAGTTCAGGGTGTTGAGAGTCTCGTCGAAGTCCGAGGAGGAAGGGCTGACGCAAGCGATCATCACTGTCTTGGCATTCCCGCCCAGGGAGTCTTTGAGGATCCTGAGGGCGCCAGGCAAGACGCGTTAGGGGCCCCAACGTCCCAGGTACAGACCCCAAACAGGGTCCGATCCTCGGCGTGCTTCCCCATGGGCCGGATACCTCGAACCACCTGATGGGGACCCATCTCCTAGtcacctccccccaaccccagaggCCAGACAGCAGCTAGAACAGACTAGCGTGGCTCTTGGGGCCCCTTCTCTGTGGGCCTGCGGCCATCGGCGGCTCACCGGGTGATCTTGGAGTCCCGGTAGGGGATGTGGCTGCCACGGCGCTGGGGGTCACCCAGGGCGCTGATGACGTTGCCCAGCGCCAAGAGGCTGCTGTTGATCTGGATGCTCTCCTTGAGCCGCTCGCCTGTGCTGCCCGTCTTGAGCACCCTCTCTGAGCCCGCCAAGTCCACGAAGTGGAACTTGGAGATGAGCAGCTGGCCCGCAACAGGTCGGGGGAGGCGGCTGGGGGCGCGCCCCCGCTGCTCCAGGGTCACGGTGAACACAGTGTGTGAGCGGCTGGAGAGGCGGTTGAGGTGTGTGGCCCCCGTGTGCCGTGCTGCATTGCCCATCTCCAAGAGGCTCAGCACCTCATCCAGGCCCTCCACGTCGACCTCCTTCACTCCACACAGCACTGCGGGCACAGAAGGCCAtgagcccagggcaggggcagcctgAGACTGACAGCCAGGAGAGCAGGCAGAGCACGGCTGGTCCCCTAAAGCTCTTCCTGACTCAGGGCTCCCTTCCCCATGCCCAGGGGGTCCTGCCCATACTGGCTGGGGCTTGAGGGGGCTCCAGCTTCCCCACGCTTACCTCAATGCCTATCACTCTGGGCACACCAATGTATACTGAACTCAGTAGAGACGGGAAGCGAAAGCAAAACTTTCCAGAGCTTGGTTTCCCAGTTAGGAGGTACCCCCACCAGACAGGTAAGCCACCCTAAGCAGGTAAAGCCTCCCCAAGCCAGGTATCCCGCTCCCAGCCAGTGGTAGACCCAGGAGTTCCTCACCAACATTCCCACGATCATCTTCCCGAAGCTGGATGTCACGGCTGGCGGTGCCCACCTCCAGCAGGTCTCGGAACTCCTCCTTGTACACTTCCAGGTAGGACACGTGCACCAGACAGTCAAGCAGGTCATTCTCATCAATCAGCTTAAAGGCCTCAGCCATGGCCCGTGGGATGATGCCCTGCTCGTCCTCGTGAAGAGAGGCTGAGGAGACACCGCAGGGCCTCCTGCCACCATGCTTTCAGCTGGATGTGGCACCCACAAGGCCCAGAAGCCCCTAGCAGCAGCTGGAGGATGGGGCTCCAGTGTGGAGaaggcagcagcagaggccaggatGGGCTGGGCAGCCTGAGCCAGGCCATGCCCCAGGGTGGTCAGGCAGAATTTCAGAGTTGGAAGTAACCTCTCAAGGTTCAACCAATCCCTTTCATGATGTAAGCATCCCCTCCACTACATCTCTGCCAGGCGGTCAGATACCCTT
Above is a genomic segment from Tursiops truncatus isolate mTurTru1 chromosome 2, mTurTru1.mat.Y, whole genome shotgun sequence containing:
- the KIF7 gene encoding kinesin-like protein KIF7 isoform X2; this translates as MGLEAQRLPGAEEAPVRVALRVRPLLPKELLHGHQSCLRVEPGHGRVTLGRDRHFGFHVVLDEDAGQEAVYQACVQPLLEAFFEGFNATVFAYGQTGSGKTYTMGEASVASLHEDEQGIIPRAMAEAFKLIDENDLLDCLVHVSYLEVYKEEFRDLLEVGTASRDIQLREDDRGNVVLCGVKEVDVEGLDEVLSLLEMGNAARHTGATHLNRLSSRSHTVFTVTLEQRGRAPSRLPRPVAGQLLISKFHFVDLAGSERVLKTGSTGERLKESIQINSSLLALGNVISALGDPQRRGSHIPYRDSKITRILKDSLGGNAKTVMIACVSPSSSDFDETLNTLNYASRAQNIRNRATVNWRPEAERAPEEAAAGPRGPPRHRSETRIIHRGRRALGPTAASAAAAARLGAECARYRARTDAAYSLLRELQAEPGLPGAAARKVRDWLCAVEGERSALSSASGPDSGIESASAEEQAMQGPGGRKEDEGALQLLALQSQVARLEEENRDFLAALEDAMEQYKLQSDRLREQQEEMAELRLRLELVRPGWGAPGLLQGLPPESFMPRPHTAPLGGAHTHVLGMVPPACLPGDEVGPENWGEQVTNGREAGAKLLAEGERLGSGSSAASEEEEAGGEEEPPRRILHPRRNRISKGSQRMGARPGSPLNRKGPELRLEELGATIPGPRVVGGSQALVRPHQAPTAMASEWRLAQAQQKIRELAINIRMKEELIGELVRTGKAAQALNRQHSQRIRELEQEAERVRTELSEGQRQLQELEGKEPQDASECSQLQEFRKRVAAAQSQVQVLKEKKQATERLVSLSAQSEKRLQELERNVQLMRQQQGQLQRRLREETEQKRRLETEMNKRQHRVKELELKHEQQQKILKIKTEEIAAFQRKRRSGSNGSVVSLEQQQIEEQKKWLDQEMEKVLQQRRALEELGEELHKREAILAKKEALMQEKTGLESKRLRSSQALNEDIVRVSSRLEHLEKELSEKSGQLRQGSAQSQQQIRGEIDALRQEKDALLKQRLEIDGKLRQGSLLSPEEERTLFQLDEAIEALDAAIEYKNEAITCRQRVLRASASLLSQCEMNLMAKLSYLSSSETRALLCKYFDKVVTLREEQHQQQIAFSELEMQLEEQQRLVYWLEVALERQRLEMDRQLTLQQKEHEQNIQLLLQQSREHLGEGLADSKRQYETRIQALEKELGRHMWINQELKQKLSSLNAAGQSRVTGGEKRTLCPENRQAPGSEDEPHPAPEPLWQPPVTEGVPRPREEMRDLVHAPLPLTWKRSSLCSEEQGSPEELRQREAAEPLVGRMLPVGEMGLPRNLGPLPKPRRELRRTSPGMIDVRKNPL
- the KIF7 gene encoding kinesin-like protein KIF7 isoform X1, giving the protein MGLEAQRLPGAEEAPVRVALRVRPLLPKELLHGHQSCLRVEPGHGRVTLGRDRHFGFHVVLDEDAGQEAVYQACVQPLLEAFFEGFNATVFAYGQTGSGKTYTMGEASVASLHEDEQGIIPRAMAEAFKLIDENDLLDCLVHVSYLEVYKEEFRDLLEVGTASRDIQLREDDRGNVVLCGVKEVDVEGLDEVLSLLEMGNAARHTGATHLNRLSSRSHTVFTVTLEQRGRAPSRLPRPVAGQLLISKFHFVDLAGSERVLKTGSTGERLKESIQINSSLLALGNVISALGDPQRRGSHIPYRDSKITRILKDSLGGNAKTVMIACVSPSSSDFDETLNTLNYASRAQNIRNRATVNWRPEAERAPEEAAAGPRGPPRHRSETRIIHRGRRALGPTAASAAAAARLGAECARYRARTDAAYSLLRELQAEPGLPGAAARKVRDWLCAVEGERSALSSASGPDSGIESASAEEQAMQGPGGRKEDEGALQLLALQSQVARLEEENRDFLAALEDAMEQYKLQSDRLREQQEEMAELRLRLELVRPGWGAPGLLQGLPPESFMPRPHTAPLGGAHTHVLGMVPPACLPGDEVGPENWGEQVTNGREAGAKLLAEGERLGSGSSAASEEEEAGGEEEPPRRILHPRRNRISKGSQRMGARPGSPLNRKGPELRLEELGATIPGPRVVGGSQALVRPHQAPTAMASEWRLAQAQQKIRELAINIRMKEELIGELVRTGKAAQALNRQHSQRIRELEQEAERVRTELSEGQRQLQELEGKEPQDASECSQLQEFRKRVAAAQSQVQVLKEKKQATERLVSLSAQSEKRLQELERNVQLMRQQQGQLQRRLREETEQKRRLETEMNKRQHRVKELELKHEQQQKILKIKTEEIAAFQRKRRSGSNGSVVSLEQQQKIEEQKKWLDQEMEKVLQQRRALEELGEELHKREAILAKKEALMQEKTGLESKRLRSSQALNEDIVRVSSRLEHLEKELSEKSGQLRQGSAQSQQQIRGEIDALRQEKDALLKQRLEIDGKLRQGSLLSPEEERTLFQLDEAIEALDAAIEYKNEAITCRQRVLRASASLLSQCEMNLMAKLSYLSSSETRALLCKYFDKVVTLREEQHQQQIAFSELEMQLEEQQRLVYWLEVALERQRLEMDRQLTLQQKEHEQNIQLLLQQSREHLGEGLADSKRQYETRIQALEKELGRHMWINQELKQKLSSLNAAGQSRVTGGEKRTLCPENRQAPGSEDEPHPAPEPLWQPPVTEGVPRPREEMRDLVHAPLPLTWKRSSLCSEEQGSPEELRQREAAEPLVGRMLPVGEMGLPRNLGPLPKPRRELRRTSPGMIDVRKNPL